In the Flavisolibacter tropicus genome, one interval contains:
- a CDS encoding VOC family protein, whose translation MTKSNLLRMDNVGIVVESLDDAIAFFTEIGLSLEGRATIEGEWAGRVTGLDSQRVEIAMMVTPDGHSRLELSRFIDPSTVADHRVAPVNSLGYLRVMFTVDNIDELLTRLYKHGATLVGEVVQYENAYRLCYIRGNDGLLIGLAEQLGKK comes from the coding sequence ATGACGAAAAGTAATTTGCTGCGAATGGACAATGTCGGCATCGTGGTAGAATCCCTTGATGATGCCATTGCTTTTTTCACAGAAATAGGTCTGAGCCTGGAAGGGCGAGCTACCATTGAAGGAGAATGGGCTGGACGCGTCACCGGGTTGGATTCTCAGCGTGTAGAAATCGCTATGATGGTTACCCCTGATGGCCACAGTCGCCTGGAGCTCTCTCGGTTTATCGACCCTTCAACTGTTGCAGATCACCGTGTGGCTCCTGTGAACTCGCTGGGGTACTTACGCGTTATGTTCACCGTTGACAACATTGACGAATTGCTCACGAGGCTCTATAAGCATGGCGCTACACTGGTTGGCGAAGTGGTTCAATACGAGAACGCATATAGGCTCTGTTACATTCGCGGAAATGATGGACTCCTTATTGGGCTTGCAGAACAACTCGGTAAAAAATAA
- a CDS encoding response regulator: protein MLSVQKTILLIDDDPEELELFEVAIEEFGLPIRLLYAGECNIERLRALPQPDLIFLDINMPEFDGFHWLKGIRERLATEIPIIMYSTTLNPQRVAMAYNLGANLFLSKPSSFNTLAAALQHILEIDWNNPRQVAVERYQQETFHLVY from the coding sequence ATGCTTTCCGTGCAAAAGACCATTCTCTTGATTGATGATGATCCTGAAGAGTTGGAACTCTTTGAAGTAGCCATTGAGGAATTTGGCTTACCCATTCGCTTGCTTTATGCCGGCGAATGCAATATCGAAAGACTTCGGGCCTTACCCCAACCCGACTTAATTTTTTTAGACATTAATATGCCGGAGTTTGATGGCTTTCATTGGCTCAAGGGGATCCGTGAAAGGCTGGCCACCGAAATTCCAATTATCATGTATAGCACCACACTAAATCCTCAGCGCGTTGCGATGGCCTATAACCTGGGCGCCAATCTTTTTCTTTCCAAACCTAGCTCATTTAACACGTTAGCAGCAGCGTTACAACACATTCTTGAAATAGATTGGAACAATCCACGGCAAGTAGCGGTTGAGAGATATCAGCAAGAAACCTTTCATTTGGTTTATTAA
- a CDS encoding VOC family protein: MAQINPHINFNGNAEEAFTFYKSVFGGEFAKVVRFKDIASPEFPVAEHEENKIMHIALPIGKGDMLMANDVPEILGKTNENENRSKIVIFAESKEEADKLFNGLSAGGQIEGPIGDSFWGSYFGCFRDKYGIEWMVEFAPKSNSQN, translated from the coding sequence ATGGCACAAATCAATCCCCACATCAACTTCAACGGAAATGCTGAAGAAGCGTTTACTTTTTACAAATCAGTATTTGGTGGTGAGTTTGCAAAAGTTGTTCGTTTCAAAGATATTGCGAGTCCAGAGTTCCCCGTAGCGGAACATGAAGAAAACAAAATTATGCATATTGCTTTGCCTATCGGTAAAGGTGATATGTTGATGGCTAATGATGTTCCGGAAATTTTAGGAAAAACTAACGAAAATGAGAACAGAAGTAAAATTGTAATATTTGCGGAGAGTAAAGAAGAAGCAGACAAATTATTTAACGGGCTTTCAGCAGGAGGACAAATAGAAGGGCCTATTGGTGATAGTTTTTGGGGTTCCTATTTTGGTTGTTTTAGAGACAAATACGGTATTGAATGGATGGTGGAATTTGCCCCAAAATCTAATAGTCAAAACTAA
- a CDS encoding YdhR family protein, whose product MQAQLITYQLKDISQEEYLKQMVEPDAPILAQVKGLISKVWLSDIEKNTFGGFYLWESKTAMEDFMNSDLVKAVVSRPYVKNVSSVDYEVNQKASLITRGIK is encoded by the coding sequence ATGCAAGCTCAACTAATCACCTATCAATTAAAGGATATTTCTCAAGAGGAATATCTTAAGCAAATGGTGGAACCAGATGCACCAATTTTAGCGCAGGTAAAAGGACTGATTTCAAAAGTTTGGCTTTCAGACATAGAAAAAAACACTTTTGGCGGGTTCTATTTATGGGAAAGCAAAACGGCAATGGAAGATTTTATGAATTCTGACTTGGTAAAAGCAGTTGTAAGCCGACCGTACGTAAAGAATGTTTCTTCGGTTGACTATGAAGTAAATCAGAAAGCTTCATTGATTACTCGAGGAATAAAATAG
- a CDS encoding dihydrofolate reductase family protein has translation MRKLIAAINMTLDGYCDHTAINPDEEIHQHYADLLNNAGVILYGRVTYQLMEYWRTILENPTGDKATDEFAIAMDKIPKIVFSHTLQNVDWKSATLANKDIEATVLELKRQEGKDIFVGSPGLIVELMKLNLIDEYQLCIHPVIVGSGSPLFKNISEKMMLKLMKTKTFGSGAVIHYYEPTKQ, from the coding sequence ATGAGAAAGCTAATTGCAGCAATCAATATGACGCTTGACGGTTATTGCGACCATACAGCCATCAATCCTGATGAAGAAATACATCAACATTACGCGGACCTGTTAAATAACGCAGGTGTCATTCTATATGGCAGGGTCACCTATCAATTGATGGAGTATTGGCGAACCATTTTGGAAAATCCAACAGGCGATAAAGCAACGGATGAATTTGCTATAGCAATGGACAAGATTCCTAAAATTGTTTTTTCGCACACGCTGCAAAATGTAGATTGGAAAAGTGCAACCTTGGCAAATAAAGACATCGAAGCAACCGTCTTAGAACTTAAACGCCAGGAAGGGAAAGACATTTTTGTTGGCAGTCCGGGTTTGATTGTGGAGCTGATGAAACTGAATTTAATAGACGAATACCAACTTTGTATTCATCCTGTAATAGTAGGGAGTGGATCGCCGCTATTTAAAAACATAAGCGAAAAGATGATGCTTAAACTTATGAAGACAAAAACCTTCGGTTCTGGAGCTGTAATACATTACTATGAACCAACAAAACAATAG